From the Streptomyces sp. KMM 9044 genome, one window contains:
- a CDS encoding histidine kinase dimerization/phosphoacceptor domain-containing protein — MGCALLWIRRRRPVVLALVLVALSAAFEFVSGAMLVSLFTVAVHARPRKTMEVFLASVAAAFVFTLLHPEPGLSSVLLFLFGVVIQGSAVSWGMFVHHQRQLVRHVAAEAELRAEQAQLRAREAVAREMHDVLGHRLSLLSVYAGALEFRPDAAREDIARMAAVLRESAHQARRTCAR, encoded by the coding sequence ATGGGCTGCGCCCTGCTGTGGATACGCCGCCGACGGCCCGTGGTGCTGGCCCTGGTGCTGGTCGCCCTGTCGGCGGCATTCGAATTCGTCTCCGGCGCGATGCTGGTCTCGCTCTTCACCGTCGCCGTGCACGCGCGGCCCCGCAAGACCATGGAAGTCTTTCTGGCGAGCGTGGCCGCAGCCTTCGTCTTCACCCTGCTCCACCCCGAGCCAGGCCTGTCCAGTGTCCTGCTCTTCCTCTTCGGCGTCGTCATCCAGGGCAGTGCTGTCAGCTGGGGCATGTTCGTGCACCACCAGCGCCAACTGGTCCGTCACGTTGCGGCCGAAGCCGAACTTCGAGCTGAACAGGCCCAGTTGCGGGCTCGGGAGGCGGTGGCGAGAGAGATGCACGACGTGCTCGGGCACCGCCTGTCGCTGCTCAGCGTGTATGCCGGAGCTCTGGAGTTCCGGCCCGACGCCGCACGCGAGGACATAGCCCGCATGGCCGCCGTGCTCCGGGAGAGCGCTCACCAGGCGCGCAGGACCTGCGCGAGGTGA
- a CDS encoding sensor histidine kinase — translation MIGVLRAPEGELPQPTLADVHRLVAESCRAGMRVELLEEILDTAPESIGRCAYRVVQEALTNVRKHASGAEVSVRLNSRAGKGITVLVVNTAPGDSAVAVPPPAPDAPPGQGLVGLAERVALCGGQPEYRPTDDGGWKVKAYFP, via the coding sequence GTGATCGGAGTGCTGCGCGCCCCCGAGGGTGAACTTCCCCAGCCCACACTGGCCGACGTGCACCGGCTCGTGGCCGAGTCGTGCCGCGCGGGTATGCGGGTGGAACTGCTCGAGGAAATTCTGGACACGGCACCCGAATCGATCGGGCGCTGCGCCTACCGCGTCGTTCAGGAGGCGCTCACCAACGTGCGCAAGCACGCCTCCGGAGCGGAGGTGTCGGTCCGCTTGAACAGCAGGGCCGGCAAAGGAATAACCGTCCTGGTGGTCAACACGGCCCCCGGCGACAGCGCCGTCGCCGTCCCCCCACCGGCTCCCGACGCGCCACCCGGCCAGGGGCTGGTCGGCCTGGCCGAGAGGGTCGCGCTCTGCGGGGGCCAGCCAGAGTACAGGCCCACGGACGACGGCGGCTGGAAAGTCAAGGCATATTTCCCGTGA
- a CDS encoding uridine kinase, which produces MSSQSPFSARVVLLCGPSGSGKSLLSARSGLPVLRLDDFYKEGDDPSLPLVTGSSDIDWDHPGSWDADAAVAAIDRLCRTGRTDVPVYDIGLSARTGASHVDFGAAPLFIAEGIFAAEIVTRCGELGLLADALCLSRGPVKTFRRRFLRDLREGRKSVPFLLRRGWRLMRLERSIVSRQTALGAHACDRDEALTRLAAARRDSGSGRGGADTDTGTARTPVRPV; this is translated from the coding sequence GTGAGTTCCCAGTCGCCCTTCTCCGCGCGTGTCGTGCTGCTCTGCGGCCCCTCCGGCTCCGGCAAGTCCCTCCTCTCGGCCCGCTCCGGCCTGCCGGTGCTGCGCCTCGACGACTTCTACAAGGAGGGCGACGACCCGTCGCTGCCCCTCGTGACGGGCAGTTCCGACATCGACTGGGACCACCCCGGCTCCTGGGACGCGGACGCCGCCGTCGCCGCGATCGACCGGCTGTGCCGTACGGGCCGTACGGACGTGCCCGTCTACGACATCGGCCTGAGCGCCCGTACGGGTGCGTCGCACGTGGACTTCGGCGCGGCCCCGCTGTTCATAGCGGAGGGCATCTTCGCCGCGGAGATCGTCACGCGCTGCGGCGAACTCGGCCTCCTGGCCGACGCGTTGTGCCTGAGCCGGGGCCCGGTGAAGACCTTCCGCCGCAGGTTCCTGCGGGACCTCAGGGAGGGCCGCAAGTCCGTGCCGTTCCTGCTGCGCCGTGGCTGGCGGCTGATGCGGCTGGAGCGGTCGATCGTCAGCCGTCAGACCGCGCTCGGCGCGCACGCCTGCGACCGCGACGAGGCACTGACCCGCCTCGCGGCCGCGCGGCGCGACAGCGGCAGCGGACGGGGCGGGGCCGACACGGACACGGGCACGGCGCGTACGCCTGTCCGGCCCGTGTAG
- a CDS encoding IS1380 family transposase produces MSKLTGWAEGLSLSTGGRKLVGKAGIVPVRRLADKVGLTDALSSALVRRDFHPVHDRGEVLVSAACAVLLGSRSIAGIDMMRQAALILGHPASASTLYRTLDGIGPLQLDKIASAPARTRSRVHDLIGLRPGGFPWIRVDGRPLTGWTVLDIDASFVPVHSDKEGAEAHRKGFGLHPLLIFLDNTDEHLVCRLRPGSAGSNTAVDHIEVGAEAIRQLPTRRRRKVLFCADGAGATKEWLTWITSGGGNKANTWEYSVGWTRDDDFWTALAKVPKKAWTPALDAKGKPREDAALVEITDLLDLTGRPGSLRIVVRREPIHPKYEKDLKPYEVATGFRYTVIATNTPGRQLQWLDARHRVHAHVESGIRRSKALTLTRLPSAKFALNQAWCTLLALTMDLISWLQLLALDGKLARAEPATLRSELFDIPAKPADHARSRELKFDPAWPAAHRAVAAWDRVQDLPDTG; encoded by the coding sequence GTGTCGAAGCTTACTGGGTGGGCGGAGGGCTTGTCGCTGTCGACGGGCGGGCGGAAGCTGGTGGGCAAGGCAGGAATCGTGCCGGTGCGGCGTCTCGCGGACAAGGTCGGGCTGACCGACGCGCTGTCGTCGGCGCTGGTGCGGCGGGACTTCCATCCGGTGCATGACCGGGGCGAGGTGTTGGTGTCGGCGGCGTGCGCGGTGCTGCTGGGGTCACGGTCGATCGCGGGGATCGATATGATGCGGCAGGCCGCGCTGATCCTTGGCCATCCGGCCTCCGCCTCCACGCTGTACCGCACGCTGGACGGGATCGGCCCTCTCCAGCTCGACAAGATCGCCTCGGCGCCGGCCAGGACCCGCTCCAGGGTGCACGACCTGATCGGCCTGCGCCCCGGCGGGTTCCCCTGGATCCGGGTGGACGGCCGACCACTGACCGGCTGGACAGTCCTGGACATCGACGCCTCCTTCGTGCCCGTGCACTCCGACAAGGAAGGCGCCGAAGCCCACCGCAAAGGCTTCGGCCTGCACCCGCTGCTGATCTTCCTGGACAACACCGACGAGCATCTGGTGTGCCGGCTACGGCCGGGCAGCGCCGGGTCGAACACTGCCGTGGACCACATCGAGGTCGGCGCCGAGGCGATACGCCAGCTGCCCACCCGCCGACGCCGGAAGGTCCTCTTCTGCGCTGATGGTGCCGGCGCCACCAAGGAGTGGCTCACCTGGATCACATCAGGCGGCGGAAACAAGGCCAACACCTGGGAGTACTCGGTGGGTTGGACCCGCGATGACGACTTCTGGACCGCGCTGGCCAAGGTCCCCAAGAAGGCGTGGACGCCCGCGCTCGACGCGAAGGGAAAGCCACGCGAGGACGCCGCCCTGGTCGAGATCACCGACCTGCTCGACCTCACCGGCCGGCCCGGGAGCCTGCGGATCGTCGTGCGCCGCGAGCCGATCCACCCCAAGTACGAAAAGGACCTCAAGCCCTACGAAGTGGCCACCGGCTTCCGCTACACCGTGATCGCCACCAACACCCCAGGCCGTCAACTGCAGTGGCTCGACGCCCGTCACCGCGTCCACGCGCACGTCGAGTCCGGCATTCGAAGATCAAAAGCGCTCACCCTGACACGGCTACCCTCGGCCAAGTTCGCCCTGAACCAAGCCTGGTGCACCCTGCTCGCCCTCACCATGGACCTGATCTCCTGGCTGCAGCTCCTCGCCCTCGACGGCAAACTCGCCCGCGCCGAACCCGCCACCCTGCGCAGCGAACTCTTCGACATCCCCGCCAAGCCGGCCGACCACGCCCGCAGCCGGGAGCTCAAGTTCGACCCCGCCTGGCCCGCCGCCCACCGGGCCGTCGCCGCATGGGACCGCGTCCAGGACCTGCCCGACACCGGCTGA
- a CDS encoding AIPR family protein has protein sequence MTNPYYMRHLRKGLEKRFRPHIDMSDRAKADPKEEERAFLSRAVAALAVKHETGWSDAQAAAGVIDGFGDRGIDAVAVEERGEDRYHITLVQAKWSVNGTAGFGERELRALFRGLDDLRELEFHRFNSRIESHAVALETALDNPGTIRLVLALVTENDLHPNIERELKKGIEERSWLPGMIDYEVIDLRGLYQELLGDQAERKIELDVWLEGAGRETMPYEAFYGTVSVTEIAEWYQGDNRAHLFSRNLRDALDVSDVNPKIQATLLSEPQHFWYFSNGITLLCESYEPKGKGAFRPGAGVGFRLKGASVVNGAQTVDAIARAVQRSPGNAGQGRVLVRIISLKECPEGFGDRVTTAANTQNPVQERDFKSRDRMQFDLRDEFIVSLGLNYVIRRGEPVPHPAAGCTMTEAALALAATHRSPDMVARAKRDSSTLWEDRHYRDLFGHRPSAARVWRVVQLLREVRDALGKLRVDLYGRVASAAGNADLLIAHAIFQTMDIQGLDDTDEAGEARWRERLTAVPELTGRALWWFVAIADVAFGEKSQYATTVRTAERVQVVARRLTERLKAGDKAPDYSEYRVTEQSAGTGGRLANAVRVIVDAGWIAEGTVLEFRPVTGPDRRGLPNWLTADAKRSRAAWRNNKTKPLVWEADGMPYAPSTLARLMRGEAMGVHQQVQGTRYWHVPGEGSLADIAAELRAVDDLDAGRNAEE, from the coding sequence GTGACCAATCCCTACTACATGCGGCACCTTCGCAAGGGACTTGAGAAGAGGTTCCGCCCGCACATCGACATGTCCGACCGGGCCAAGGCGGATCCCAAGGAGGAGGAGAGGGCGTTCCTGAGCCGCGCGGTTGCGGCGCTCGCCGTCAAGCACGAGACGGGATGGAGCGATGCCCAGGCAGCGGCCGGCGTGATCGACGGCTTCGGGGATCGAGGTATCGACGCTGTCGCAGTCGAGGAGCGCGGAGAAGACCGCTACCACATCACTCTGGTCCAGGCGAAGTGGAGTGTGAACGGTACCGCCGGTTTTGGTGAGCGCGAGCTCAGGGCGTTGTTCAGGGGCCTGGATGATCTGCGGGAATTGGAGTTCCACCGCTTCAACAGCCGGATCGAGTCCCATGCGGTGGCGCTTGAGACAGCGCTGGACAATCCCGGGACCATCCGGCTGGTCCTTGCGCTGGTCACGGAGAATGACCTGCACCCCAACATCGAGCGGGAGCTCAAGAAGGGGATCGAGGAACGCAGCTGGTTGCCGGGCATGATCGATTACGAGGTCATCGACCTGCGAGGCCTGTACCAGGAACTGCTGGGCGATCAGGCGGAGAGAAAGATCGAGCTCGATGTGTGGCTCGAGGGCGCCGGCAGGGAAACGATGCCGTACGAGGCGTTCTACGGCACCGTGTCCGTGACGGAGATCGCGGAGTGGTACCAGGGCGACAACCGGGCTCACCTGTTCTCACGCAACCTGCGGGACGCTCTGGACGTCTCCGACGTCAACCCCAAGATCCAGGCCACGCTGCTCAGCGAACCCCAGCACTTCTGGTACTTCAGCAACGGCATCACGCTGCTCTGCGAGAGTTACGAGCCGAAAGGGAAGGGGGCGTTCAGACCTGGTGCAGGAGTCGGTTTCCGGCTGAAGGGCGCCAGTGTCGTCAACGGCGCGCAGACCGTGGACGCGATAGCGCGCGCTGTCCAGAGGAGCCCGGGAAACGCAGGACAGGGGCGGGTCCTGGTGCGGATCATTTCCCTCAAGGAGTGTCCCGAGGGTTTCGGCGACCGGGTCACCACCGCTGCCAACACGCAGAACCCTGTGCAGGAGCGGGACTTCAAGTCACGTGACCGGATGCAGTTCGACCTTCGTGACGAGTTCATCGTCTCGCTCGGCCTGAACTATGTCATCCGTCGCGGGGAGCCGGTGCCCCACCCTGCGGCCGGCTGCACCATGACCGAGGCCGCGCTCGCGCTGGCTGCGACGCACCGTTCGCCGGACATGGTCGCCCGAGCCAAGCGGGACTCGTCCACTTTGTGGGAGGACCGCCACTACCGTGACCTCTTCGGGCATCGCCCGAGCGCCGCCAGGGTCTGGCGTGTCGTGCAGCTTCTGCGGGAAGTACGCGATGCTCTGGGCAAGCTGCGCGTCGATCTGTACGGCAGAGTTGCCAGTGCGGCGGGGAACGCCGACTTGCTCATCGCGCATGCGATCTTCCAGACCATGGACATCCAAGGTCTCGACGACACCGACGAGGCGGGTGAGGCCCGGTGGCGGGAGCGGTTGACTGCCGTGCCTGAGCTGACCGGACGGGCTCTGTGGTGGTTCGTGGCGATCGCGGACGTCGCCTTCGGCGAGAAGAGTCAGTATGCCACGACCGTTCGTACGGCCGAGCGGGTACAGGTGGTCGCACGGCGCCTGACCGAGCGGCTCAAGGCGGGGGACAAGGCCCCCGACTACAGCGAGTACCGGGTGACCGAGCAGTCCGCGGGCACGGGCGGCAGACTGGCGAACGCGGTACGGGTGATCGTCGATGCGGGGTGGATCGCCGAGGGCACTGTGCTGGAGTTCCGTCCGGTGACCGGCCCCGACCGCCGTGGCCTGCCGAACTGGCTCACCGCCGACGCGAAACGATCCCGTGCAGCGTGGCGGAACAACAAGACCAAGCCATTGGTCTGGGAAGCGGACGGTATGCCGTACGCGCCCTCTACGCTTGCCCGGCTCATGCGTGGTGAGGCCATGGGGGTCCATCAGCAGGTTCAGGGGACTCGATACTGGCATGTGCCGGGTGAAGGCTCGCTTGCCGACATCGCAGCCGAGCTGCGGGCTGTCGATGACTTGGATGCGGGACGGAATGCCGAGGAATAA
- a CDS encoding SigE family RNA polymerase sigma factor, which translates to MSTLHGTSYSAVVTRLHDVHRGGEKAGAATKRGCGRGTGRHTGFMTVIDAPTGGTGEIRGGSGYGEGTGERRSLSEAEFTAYVQERRTSLYATAYHLTGDRFEAEDLLQSALFSTYRAWERISDKAAVGGYLRRTMTNLHISAWRRRKLNEYPTEELPETVGDTDAMRGTELRAVLWQALARLPELQRTMLVLRYYEGRTDPEIADILGISVGTVKSSIWRSLRRLRDDEALSFGRDEESAFGELVA; encoded by the coding sequence ATGAGCACGCTGCACGGCACCAGCTACAGCGCGGTTGTCACGCGTCTGCACGACGTGCACCGGGGTGGTGAGAAGGCCGGTGCCGCGACCAAACGGGGGTGCGGTCGCGGCACCGGGCGTCACACCGGCTTCATGACGGTGATCGACGCGCCCACGGGGGGCACGGGGGAAATACGCGGGGGAAGCGGGTACGGGGAGGGGACGGGGGAGCGCCGTTCACTGTCGGAGGCGGAGTTCACCGCCTACGTCCAGGAGCGACGCACCTCCCTGTACGCGACCGCCTACCACCTGACCGGCGACCGCTTCGAGGCCGAGGACCTGCTGCAGAGCGCCCTGTTCTCGACCTACCGGGCATGGGAGCGGATCAGTGACAAGGCCGCGGTCGGCGGATACCTCCGCCGCACCATGACCAACCTGCACATCAGCGCGTGGCGCCGCCGCAAGCTGAACGAGTACCCGACCGAGGAACTGCCGGAGACGGTGGGCGACACGGACGCGATGCGCGGCACCGAGCTGCGCGCGGTCCTCTGGCAGGCGCTGGCGCGGCTGCCAGAGCTCCAGCGCACCATGCTGGTCCTGCGCTACTACGAGGGCCGCACGGACCCGGAGATCGCGGACATCCTCGGCATCAGTGTCGGCACGGTGAAGTCGAGCATCTGGCGGTCGCTCCGCCGGCTGCGCGACGACGAGGCCCTGAGCTTCGGCCGTGACGAGGAGAGCGCCTTCGGGGAGCTGGTCGCCTGA
- a CDS encoding nucleotide disphospho-sugar-binding domain-containing protein, with translation MNQAHLVSGCDLLRIHTRAPSTTLASRELDGALGLTAVPVGSNRDLWQIVGRVKNTGSKLLPGLPEPYDAVERRPEDITLESLRTGYEVQIESWHKMTNVPLTAPLVEFAREWQPDLIIWEPLTFAGGIAAKATGAAHARLLIGADVYGVTRQHYVRLNAEQPEEHRTDPLADWLGSYARAYGGAFSEDMVTGQFSLDVLPPSLQVHAPGLDYHSLRYTPYGGPAVVPKWLWEPPTRPRVALTLGLTVTDHGVGYPIGVQEILDAVADLDIELVATISDEARQTLERIPANARLVPYVPLQALLPTCSAVIHHAGVGTLTTAALYGVPQLALPWDVDQPLLSGRLADHGAGLTTHSTKATGSTVREYLLRLLEEQTFRDRARRLREEMLSVPHANAFVADLEKLVQEHHGQ, from the coding sequence GTGAATCAAGCCCACCTGGTGTCCGGGTGTGATCTGCTGCGGATTCACACCAGGGCTCCGTCAACCACCCTCGCATCCAGGGAACTTGACGGAGCCCTGGGACTCACCGCCGTGCCCGTCGGCAGCAACCGGGACCTCTGGCAGATCGTCGGCCGGGTCAAGAACACCGGCTCGAAGCTGCTGCCCGGCCTGCCTGAGCCGTACGACGCCGTCGAACGGCGGCCGGAGGACATCACGCTGGAGTCACTGCGCACCGGCTACGAGGTCCAGATCGAGAGTTGGCACAAGATGACCAATGTGCCGCTGACGGCGCCCCTGGTGGAGTTCGCCCGGGAATGGCAGCCGGACCTGATCATCTGGGAGCCGCTGACGTTTGCGGGCGGCATCGCGGCCAAGGCCACCGGGGCAGCCCACGCCCGTCTGCTGATCGGTGCCGATGTCTACGGCGTCACCCGTCAGCACTACGTCCGGCTCAATGCAGAGCAGCCGGAGGAACACCGGACGGACCCGCTCGCGGACTGGCTCGGCTCGTACGCCCGCGCGTACGGGGGCGCGTTCTCCGAGGACATGGTCACCGGACAGTTTTCCCTGGACGTGCTGCCGCCGTCCCTGCAGGTCCATGCCCCGGGCCTCGACTACCACTCGCTGCGGTACACGCCCTACGGCGGGCCCGCGGTCGTACCCAAGTGGCTGTGGGAGCCGCCCACCCGGCCCCGCGTGGCCCTGACGCTGGGGCTCACGGTGACCGACCACGGCGTTGGTTACCCCATCGGCGTCCAGGAGATCCTCGACGCCGTGGCGGACCTGGACATCGAGCTGGTGGCGACCATCAGTGACGAGGCCCGGCAGACACTCGAGCGGATCCCGGCCAACGCCCGGCTGGTCCCGTACGTGCCCCTCCAGGCCCTGCTGCCCACATGCTCGGCGGTCATCCACCACGCCGGCGTGGGCACGCTGACCACGGCGGCACTGTACGGGGTGCCCCAGTTGGCCCTGCCGTGGGACGTCGACCAGCCGCTGCTGTCGGGTCGCCTGGCCGACCACGGGGCCGGCCTGACGACCCACTCGACGAAGGCCACCGGGAGCACCGTCCGCGAGTACCTGCTCCGGCTCCTGGAGGAGCAGACCTTCAGGGACCGGGCGCGCCGGCTGCGGGAGGAGATGCTCTCCGTCCCGCATGCCAACGCCTTCGTCGCAGACCTGGAGAAGCTGGTGCAGGAACACCACGGCCAGTGA
- a CDS encoding YqeB family protein — MSKQQNSRTEAPVVVAEPAWAFVLIGGVFALVGAGIGLGIKFLAEWFVTLPWAPMQGPAELLTSIPEPGLSLGLAALGALLGLVAGALARHDALSVSVSPAQVALERKGKSREFERETVTLAFRDGKQLILLGRRTEELVREACDLNAQALADAFTSRGYTWADSDPYQDEYRRWVPDTPGLPEGANAVLKARSQTLAKKGGSEEARELREELSRLGVVVRDNEKRQFWRLVQR, encoded by the coding sequence ATGTCAAAGCAGCAGAATTCACGGACTGAGGCGCCCGTGGTGGTCGCCGAACCGGCCTGGGCGTTCGTCCTCATAGGTGGCGTCTTCGCGTTGGTCGGAGCAGGCATTGGCCTGGGAATCAAGTTTCTCGCGGAGTGGTTCGTGACCCTGCCCTGGGCCCCGATGCAGGGACCGGCCGAGCTGCTCACCTCGATTCCCGAGCCCGGCCTCAGCCTCGGTCTTGCCGCCCTCGGCGCCCTGCTCGGCCTGGTGGCGGGTGCCCTGGCCCGACACGACGCGCTGTCCGTCAGCGTGTCGCCCGCCCAGGTCGCCCTCGAACGCAAGGGAAAGTCCCGCGAGTTCGAACGCGAAACAGTGACCCTGGCTTTCCGGGACGGCAAGCAGTTGATTCTACTCGGCCGACGCACCGAGGAACTCGTCCGGGAGGCATGCGACTTGAACGCGCAGGCACTCGCGGACGCGTTCACCTCGCGCGGTTACACCTGGGCGGACAGTGACCCGTATCAGGACGAGTACCGCCGCTGGGTCCCCGACACCCCAGGGCTGCCGGAGGGCGCCAACGCCGTGCTGAAGGCCCGCTCTCAGACGCTTGCCAAGAAGGGCGGTTCCGAGGAGGCCCGGGAGTTGCGCGAGGAGCTGTCCCGGCTCGGTGTCGTCGTGCGGGACAACGAGAAGCGGCAGTTCTGGCGTCTGGTTCAGCGGTAG
- the mads2 gene encoding methylation-associated defense system DNA methyltransferase MAD2, with protein sequence MAEEQLGFDMPEEGPHRPETSGKTGKEDTGEAPAGPRKLADDEVFDYITGDRVVKLTEAEKVRQHIARSLVHQYGIDPHDMKADFSIPVVNEDGRKTRRRASIAIFEHGKKHELENLRRVVVTKPRPKDSRTVSKIRTYAHAKAQIDEVGQLMQAVPDCRYGMWTDDKDLYFVRKDDDSSLFETKYRPMLNWPRGDATSFDAQGDASSLAIMRRADERMLRFAFRRCHNYIHGNEGLPKDAAFWQFLYVLFAKLHDERLVREGAEEPRFRIDSDDLAAAAEEEAGSAEVAQRIRELFDEVKKFYAPQQLFDEYDRLTLTDGALTFIVKQLATYRMHDTSLDALGTAYQELVGDNLRGDRGQYFTPSGAVRLMVEMLNPQEGQTVLDPCCGTGGFLRETLLHILHTWMPEDEQDLSVQERARQETTKRELLGKYAQACVFGTDFDPFLTRAAAFGVMMLTDVAGNTFQVDSLGFPHMGTLRGMERALQYLDRIAPGEVDILLTNPPFGSDIPVTGPVLELFRKDEDGFEKERSIAYSWSRGEDGTLVKGRPAVSVSPERLFVQKAVEWVKPGGRIGIVLPNGILSNPGPDDEAVRKYILDECWVMASVELPVEIFVVGAGVNILTTLLFLQKKTQEEKDEEQVHGPLDHPVFMAVAEKVGHDRRGNDLFVRDAKGDYVIKEYEEKDEIVVKNVAIERAIKRRTRILDDDLMSERDRPKYHDRPSVVREYRQFIKEYGDQLPWKRPEDDA encoded by the coding sequence ATGGCTGAGGAACAGCTGGGCTTCGACATGCCGGAGGAGGGCCCGCACAGGCCGGAGACGTCCGGGAAGACCGGCAAGGAGGACACCGGCGAGGCGCCCGCCGGGCCGCGCAAGCTCGCGGACGACGAGGTCTTCGACTACATCACCGGCGACAGGGTGGTGAAGCTCACCGAGGCCGAGAAGGTACGGCAGCACATCGCCCGCTCCCTCGTCCACCAGTACGGCATCGACCCGCACGACATGAAGGCCGACTTCTCGATCCCGGTGGTCAACGAAGACGGCCGCAAGACCCGGCGCCGCGCGAGCATCGCGATCTTCGAGCACGGCAAGAAGCACGAGCTGGAGAACCTCCGCCGGGTCGTCGTCACCAAGCCCCGCCCCAAGGACAGCCGCACCGTCTCCAAGATCCGTACCTACGCCCACGCCAAGGCGCAGATCGACGAGGTCGGCCAGCTCATGCAGGCGGTACCCGACTGCCGGTACGGGATGTGGACGGACGACAAGGACCTGTACTTCGTCCGCAAGGACGACGATTCGTCCCTGTTCGAGACCAAGTATCGTCCCATGCTGAACTGGCCGCGTGGCGACGCGACCAGCTTCGACGCCCAGGGCGACGCCTCCTCCCTTGCGATCATGCGGCGGGCGGACGAGCGGATGCTGCGGTTCGCGTTCCGCCGCTGCCACAACTACATCCACGGCAACGAGGGCCTGCCCAAGGACGCGGCGTTCTGGCAGTTCCTGTACGTGCTGTTCGCCAAGCTGCATGACGAGCGGCTGGTCCGCGAGGGTGCCGAGGAGCCGCGCTTCCGCATCGACAGTGACGACCTCGCCGCCGCCGCCGAGGAGGAGGCGGGCAGCGCCGAGGTCGCCCAGCGGATAAGGGAGCTGTTCGACGAGGTCAAAAAGTTCTACGCCCCCCAGCAGCTGTTCGACGAGTACGACCGCCTGACCCTGACCGACGGTGCCCTCACCTTCATCGTCAAGCAGCTCGCCACCTACCGCATGCACGACACGTCCCTGGATGCCCTCGGCACTGCTTACCAGGAACTCGTCGGGGACAACCTGCGCGGCGACCGCGGCCAGTACTTCACGCCGTCCGGCGCGGTCCGCCTCATGGTCGAGATGCTCAATCCCCAGGAGGGTCAGACCGTCCTCGACCCGTGCTGCGGCACCGGCGGCTTCCTCCGGGAGACCCTGCTGCACATCCTGCACACGTGGATGCCGGAGGACGAACAGGACCTGTCCGTCCAGGAGCGGGCCCGGCAGGAGACCACGAAGCGGGAGCTGCTTGGCAAGTATGCCCAGGCCTGTGTCTTCGGCACCGACTTCGACCCCTTCCTGACCCGCGCTGCCGCGTTCGGCGTGATGATGCTCACCGACGTCGCAGGCAATACCTTCCAGGTCGACTCTCTCGGCTTCCCTCATATGGGCACCCTGCGGGGCATGGAGCGCGCCCTCCAGTACCTCGACCGCATCGCGCCCGGCGAGGTCGACATCCTGCTCACCAATCCGCCCTTCGGCTCCGACATCCCCGTGACCGGACCGGTGCTCGAACTGTTCCGCAAGGACGAGGACGGCTTCGAGAAGGAACGGAGCATCGCCTATAGCTGGTCCCGCGGCGAGGACGGCACACTGGTGAAGGGCAGGCCGGCCGTCTCCGTCTCGCCCGAGCGGCTCTTCGTCCAGAAGGCCGTCGAATGGGTCAAGCCGGGCGGCCGCATCGGCATCGTGCTGCCCAACGGCATCCTGTCCAACCCCGGCCCCGACGACGAGGCGGTACGCAAGTACATCCTCGACGAGTGCTGGGTGATGGCCAGCGTCGAACTCCCCGTGGAGATCTTCGTCGTCGGCGCGGGCGTCAACATCCTCACCACCTTGCTCTTCCTCCAGAAGAAGACACAGGAGGAGAAGGACGAGGAGCAGGTGCACGGTCCTCTTGACCACCCCGTCTTCATGGCCGTCGCCGAGAAGGTCGGTCACGACCGGCGCGGCAACGACCTGTTCGTTCGGGACGCCAAGGGCGACTACGTCATCAAGGAGTACGAGGAGAAGGACGAAATCGTCGTCAAGAACGTCGCGATCGAACGTGCCATCAAGCGGCGCACCCGCATCCTCGACGACGACCTGATGTCCGAGCGTGACCGGCCCAAGTACCACGATCGGCCGAGCGTTGTCCGCGAGTACCGGCAGTTCATCAAGGAGTACGGCGACCAGCTCCCCTGGAAGCGGCCGGAGGACGACGCGTGA